The Pirellulales bacterium genome contains a region encoding:
- the pgk gene encoding phosphoglycerate kinase yields the protein MPTLSTSQAKNLILTLLNANPDTPKRALGEYLAAIPRLASLADVPSGTPVLVRGDVDAKPGKIIGEGDERLRSMVETLKFGQSRGWKQIIMGHIGRKPEGSLKDVAKRLGELLNCEVTLISDWWDEATQTVLPAVTATIAVAAPGSILVLENSRKYKIERVLWDATAEDAEKLAPALAKVANEVAEKIARVYVNEALSAGSLDTSSTILPAAMDRVALGSYVASEFDGPMQQCLLAELVVFSGLKIDKLDDLQAMIDRGTIKWVFAAGSLAMALRKADGELAGRPVSIGVAEDPAHADQPYFIPVERVEQAKRMLTEGRAKGITFVLPVDSILQDGRAVENIGPGEQQFDIGPKSSALFSEKVGEFLAANQARLGKENSPVAFHNGVFGMFEDPRFEEGTRKFVSELKRLKDAGVRVFVGGGEGGKALEKYGQPDWVTHCFTAGGTVLNALGSNPVPYLQALAR from the coding sequence ATGCCAACACTCTCCACCTCCCAGGCCAAAAACCTCATCCTCACCCTGCTCAATGCCAATCCCGACACGCCCAAGCGCGCCTTGGGCGAGTATTTGGCCGCGATTCCGCGGTTGGCCAGTTTGGCCGATGTTCCCAGCGGGACGCCGGTCCTGGTCCGCGGGGATGTTGACGCCAAACCGGGCAAGATCATCGGCGAGGGGGACGAACGGCTCCGCAGCATGGTCGAGACGCTCAAATTTGGCCAAAGCCGCGGCTGGAAGCAAATCATCATGGGCCATATCGGCCGCAAGCCTGAAGGCTCGCTCAAGGACGTGGCCAAACGCCTGGGCGAACTGCTGAACTGCGAGGTGACGTTGATCAGCGATTGGTGGGACGAAGCAACGCAAACGGTCTTACCGGCGGTGACGGCGACGATTGCCGTGGCGGCTCCGGGAAGTATATTGGTTTTGGAGAATTCGCGTAAATACAAGATCGAGCGTGTGCTGTGGGACGCCACGGCGGAAGACGCCGAAAAGCTGGCCCCGGCCCTGGCCAAGGTGGCCAACGAAGTCGCGGAAAAGATCGCGCGGGTGTATGTTAACGAGGCACTCTCCGCTGGCAGCCTGGACACCAGCAGCACCATTCTGCCCGCGGCGATGGACCGCGTGGCCCTGGGGAGCTATGTGGCAAGCGAGTTTGACGGGCCGATGCAGCAGTGCCTACTGGCGGAGTTGGTCGTCTTTAGCGGATTAAAGATCGACAAGCTGGACGATCTGCAGGCGATGATCGACCGGGGAACCATCAAATGGGTGTTTGCCGCCGGGTCGCTGGCCATGGCGCTGCGCAAGGCCGATGGCGAGCTGGCTGGTCGGCCGGTCAGCATTGGCGTGGCGGAGGACCCCGCCCATGCGGATCAGCCGTACTTTATTCCCGTCGAACGGGTCGAGCAAGCCAAGCGTATGCTGACCGAGGGGCGTGCCAAGGGGATCACCTTTGTGCTGCCGGTCGATTCGATCCTGCAGGATGGCCGCGCGGTCGAGAACATCGGCCCCGGCGAACAGCAATTTGACATTGGGCCCAAATCCTCGGCGCTCTTTAGCGAAAAAGTGGGCGAATTTTTGGCCGCGAATCAGGCGCGCCTGGGCAAGGAGAACAGCCCCGTGGCGTTTCATAATGGCGTGTTTGGGATGTTTGAGGATCCCCGCTTTGAAGAGGGGACGCGCAAGTTTGTCAGCGAACTCAAAAGGCTCAAGGACGCCGGCGTGCGGGTCTTTGTCGGCGGCGGCGAAGGGGGCAAAGCCCTGGAAAAATACGGCCAGCCAGACTGGGTGACCCACTGCTTTACCGCCGGCGGCACGGTGCTGAACGCGCTGGGAAGCAACCCGGTGCCGTACTTGCAAGCGCTGGCGAGGTAA